tgtctattttttgtatgaggttcaggttttcaaagcaagtagtgtggttggtggcaatgagatgatctgagaaagcagacttattttcatatttgtatttagcataataaagatgttccttgaacctctttttgatgtttcttttagTTTGccctatataaattccttggtAATCTTtgcatttgattttgtagatgccactacagtctttaggtttgtctttgtctttagtgttaccaagaaggtttttaattttgttgtcATTGGTGAAAATaggttgtatgttgtgttttctgaagactgttttcattttgtttgtgagggggggatagtaactgatcctaactcttttgacatcatctttttcagcaataaaagttgtggcatctctgattagttttttattttcatgttttcttataagtttttggatagatgtttttgtatagccaaggttggaagcaatggccatgatgtttttaatttctttattttggttatttttatttagggggagattcaaacacctgtgtatcatgctgttgaaagcagcaaatttttggttccaaggctggaaagaATCAGAAGGGATGTAGTTATTGGTGTGAgtgggttttctatagatatcaaattcaatGTGGTCAGAATGTCTGATAATTAACATATCAAGAAAAGGGAGTTTATTTTGTTATTCCagctcataagtgaatttgatggtaggatagagGCTATTCAAAGctttgaggaattcctcaatgtcAAAGTCTTCAGGTATGATACACAGGATGTCATCTACATATCTAAAccatgctttgggaaagtttttattgttctttttgaattttgtctcaaggtggctcataaaaaaatttgccaagaagGGTGATAGGGTGTTGCCCATAGCTGTGCCTCCTGTTTGTTTAtagtaagttccatttatttggaagatgttttgggaagtgcataattttatagtattcatgtaatgggttatttcttttttgttgatattttgttcttttagccatttttctatcatttctaaagtctcaggGATAAGCACACTAgggaaaagattttgtacatcaaaagatatgagcctgtctgtatcattaatagtaatcccttaagttcataattatttttgactTGAAGAGTTTCAGGAAAAGGAAGGTTTTGGAAGTTGCCAGGTTGGAaaggagttttttggcaatgttataggaaggagagttgatattggccacaattggtctcataggatagttaggtttatggatcttgggaagacagtacattttaggaactttaggattggaaggaaaaggagtgttattaaggaaaggagtagttttcaccaaacttttcacttctttcaccattttatccacAGGATTACTTTTTAACTTCACATAAGGTCCTTCATTAAGAAGGGTTTCAcacttttccaagtattcatctTTCTTCATTATCACTATAGTGTTTCCCTTGTCTGCTTTCATATAGTAGACACCTTTCTGTCTCAAGCTTTTGATGGTATTGTTGTGgggatgaaatggaattctTGCTGGTTTATGGGTTTTGATGATGTCAACCACTTCTTTCTTTATGCTGATTTTCGTTTCTGGGGTCTCTCTCCACAATGAAGCAtccacatcagaaataatatcttcaataggaggcctcatgggtggtaaagaaaattttagacCCTTGTTTAGAAGGTCCAATTCTTCTTTGGAGAACACCACATCAGTAAGGTTTTTCACATACACAGTAGTCTCACTAACACCAttactgtcactgccactgacaCTAACAACATTACTAACACCACTAtggtcacttttttcttttaacagatttttcaactttttgttttgtgaatttctcttcttcttctttttctcctcaattgatCTGAACATCTTTCTTTCCATTTCATCCCACTGCTGTTTTGGTATGGTCTGGCTTAGTTTTTTTGTGAAGTGCATATAGTTCAACTTCTATGCTGGATCTTTTTGCATACATGTTGTGGAGCTCAGAGCTTAACCAATAGATTTTGGCTTTCTCTAGAGCCCTTTTTGTGGAAGGAGTTTTCACTTTACTGTTAAACACCACACACTTAGGGAAAACATTGTTTACCCTACACTGTTTAAGAAAACTAATATCAAGAGGTATCAACTTCACCTTAGTTTTTAGACTTTGGTATTTGTTGAATGATGAATTAGGTTCATTAGGCTCGAATGCCATAATGTCAAAGGTAAaaggaaccttttagcgagaagtttgttagattaggaaaaaaaataacttttgcttctcagtttttactatttattagtgcaaagcttttcaaacaccaagtgttcatcatcaggcttaaatcactattgaacaaaataaccaggtctacaagcttatatactagtgtacaagggtgtggttgTTTGACAgtaaagaactttttttgatgtttggaattgaaaattgaattttttcgaatttttatttttttgtgatgagttcatttcatcgagtgaagggggttttcaactttttcaacgggtaCGTAAAAATTAGGGGTCatatgggtcaacttcactaatcaaaactttttttcatgttttaaatcaaaaaattgcattttttcgcaattttttcgcaaacttttcaatttttaaaaatcgactttactaagtaatgccatcccaattttttactatgttgttcagcgtgaaaagttgtccgtaatatatttttttcagcatttttgagagtcggaacggtatgaaaactacgttttgaaacttttcgagctaatttttcgtacgacaaaaagtggcaacactgatttttatgatatcacaaaaaatcctatcaaaacccctaactatagggttaaaaagtacttttttttcttggctaCATGGTCTAAAATGGTAACACTACATTCCAAAAGTGGTAACACTTCTGTGCTCTTAGGTGTTTACATctcaaaacaggacttttcttATCACTCAGGAACTTCGGCGATTATTTCATAGTTTTAACTAAGttttaacaatatttcattTACATGATAGCAAGAATGCAAAACAACTCACCACACGTAAATTTAGTTCTATTTAATGTGAAATTAGTGGAAATATAGCATCGAATAAGAAAgtcctgttttgaaaatgtaaacgtGCCGCGGTCTTCAACTGGAATGTAGTGTTACCACTTTAGACTatatagccaagaaaaaaaaagtactttttaaccctattgaaaaaagttccatttcagTAGacatcgcggttatcgagtaatccactgctgaaatggatgatatttcaagttcactgaaaactttgacaccccttagcagcctttaaaaaagggctggAGGGCTGCGACTTGCGCCACTTACCACtgcttggtcgaattgacgtggaatgacccttcagATAACTCCGATACATGGGTGATAATGCTCTCTCAGTGTACCAAATTTCACTCCACCGAAGAATATGAATTGCAAAAAAGCCCCCTTTTCGAATATGAAATTGATTAGTGcaacaaaaattaagaattgaGAAACTACGACGAGCCCAAATCATTCTAACAATCATTtgtttccgttttttttttttttttttttttattaggctTACGCCTTGTACCAGACCTAGTAATCAATCACAGCAGTGACAAACACGAATTACTATGTTTGGGTTGATCCAAAAGGTTACGATCAAAATGGCAAACCTATTCCACCAAATAACTTGGTAGGTGCATAACATTCATATACTCTCTAGGTAGCCAAGGTTATAATTTTCGACTtatacattacctacctatgtatgcaATTTGCAGATAGTCTATTCGATTTACAAAAAAGAGGCACAGCTTGGCAATGGAACGAGAAAAGGAAACAGTTCTATCTGCACCAATGTACACATATGGTCGAGCAACCTGATTTGAATTTAAGAAATGAAGCAGTTAATTAAGAACGAAATAAAGGTAGTAGACAAGTCTCACATCTTCAATagtaaatttgatttaaattgtGACATTTTCAAACTCCGAATTAATTTATTGGCACAGGACATATTGAGATTCTGGCTCGATAAAGGCGTAGAAGGATTTCGAGTAGACGCACCAATGTTGTTCTTCGAAGACGAAGAACTCCGAGATAATCGACCAATGACTGGCGATGTAACCGCTTTCAGCAATATTTTCAGCCAATTTGAACGTTGCTTCCATCATCCAGACACATACAGATATTTGAACGAGTTGAATGTATTCTTGCGAGACTACGACCGAACGAGTGGGAAATCAACTCGGACGtaatattatttaattattttttctacgaTAAAGAATGGGTTAGAATAcacaaatcatcaaaatatgtacctacatttatgcTCGTATGATTTTTCATTCAGGCCATTGATAGGAGAAACGTACGGAGATATCCAAACAGTGATCAAGTATTTTGGGACGAGGCGTTTTCCAGCATTCCATTTACCTTTGAATTACCTAATGACCGATAACATGACTACTTATTTGAATTCTCGGGAACTTCACGACTTCCTTCATACTTGGTTGAATCAAGTACCCAAAGGCGTGGCATCGAGCTGGGCGGTAAGTCACAaacatacttacctaattcATGCTTCTTGTCCACAAGATTTGGTCCCTGCAAGACGTACCTACctctgcctacctacctacctacctacctacctacctcataaatcgtatattttttattcgcagCTTGGTAATTACGATCAGGGTAGAATTTCGTACAGATTGAACGCAGAATATAATTACATCTTGTTGGCATTAGTTACAATGCTTCCAGGAGCATGTCAAGTTTACTACGGAGAAGAACTGAACATGGGACGAAATAATTTGGTACGCGAAAAAGATCCATTCAACAGGGTGTTTCATCGAACACCGATGCAATGGGACGATTCCAGGAATGCAGGTAACtatgatcatttttaaaaccagtaCGGTAGGTAATGCACTTGTTAAGTGATGtcacatttaaattttttcccgcAGGTTTCTCTACTGGTGACAAGACATGGTTACCAGTGCACCCGAATTACTGGAATACCAACGTTCAAAGCCAGGAGCCCGATCAAAACAgcaatttaaattatttcaaggATTTAATGGCCATTAGGAGAACACAGACCATGAAATATGGCGATTTGAAGTTCCACGTTATGTCGGATTGGGTGCTGGCATTTTCTAGAACCTTCAAACAAACCATGTTACactattttaatgaatttggaACCGGAAACTCAACCCATCGATGAGCTCACTGATTTTAATCATCTTCCAGAAAATTTGACACTACCTAGTGTCTTCTAGCTCCAACTCAGGGTACAATAAAGGGTAACATCTAGAAATCCTTTATTCAAacgttttaatttaataaatacgCGTACCTAAATGACGCATTTGtactaaaataggtacatataactcGATTTCCCAGTTTCAAGATGAAAACTACCAGTCAATATCCATCATCATCAGTCCTCAGACCAAATTCGGTTATCATATTGAGTTCGAAATGATAATCATCGGAGGGAAATTACTTCATACAAGAAGTgtacgctaaaaaaaaaaatcaacttgcaAGTTCTTAATCATAATATCGAGTAGTGATGGTGCTAGAGTTTGGAAAACCCGAGATATCTCCTTCCCAGAAATTcagattttaaatatttttattaagctGTAAATTATTTGCATGAAAGCTGCCAATAAAGAATTGTTCGATAAATTTGAGCTCTTTTATTTTATGCTCGGAATAtatcttgaaaataaaacttcattaaaaaaattaatcaccctTCACAGGGGAGACATTGTATACTCTAACATTTTCTCCATCGTGATTTTTCACAATGAACAAGATTTCAGTTGTTTCTTGATGTGTTGGGTTCCGCCGATTTTTTAGGTTATGGGCCCgggggtggggggaggaggagggagggagaggggagCAGAGACCGTAGGATagattttcgtaaaaaattcccCCTCCTGATCCTGCACCCCTCGAATGCGGTATCATCCCTTTGGATTTGATACAAAgaaaaatcgatagcatttttAATATCAGTGTCCTCGAAAACCTGAATTGCGATGCAGGATAAGTACTTGATTTGGCCATCCATTTGACTCGTTATAGGGtacactatttttccaaaaccgcCGTCCGCCAGTACGAAATCGTAGGTATTTTTCTTTAATGATttcacgattgaaaatttgaaaaattcaccgttCCCCTCTTACCGTTTTCTTGACATGCCGATCGAGTCGACCACTGCtggtttcaagcagttttgAAACCTTTACAAACGTGTCGTCAGTTCCAATCAACTCGTCGTGCAAACAAAAAggtcagcttttttcaaaaggtcagcTTTTTTCTCACAACGTAAgggaatttcaaaatgcttaaattATGGCGACTTTTCCGAATGGTGGGAGGAGGTGAAATTGCtatgaaaaaaaaccatcctttcggtacctctacctatgttttcaaagcaa
This region of Planococcus citri chromosome 5, ihPlaCitr1.1, whole genome shotgun sequence genomic DNA includes:
- the LOC135848009 gene encoding maltase A2-like, with the protein product MKQLIKNEIKDILRFWLDKGVEGFRVDAPMLFFEDEELRDNRPMTGDVTAFSNIFSQFERCFHHPDTYRYLNELNVFLRDYDRTSGKSTRTPLIGETYGDIQTVIKYFGTRRFPAFHLPLNYLMTDNMTTYLNSRELHDFLHTWLNQVPKGVASSWALGNYDQGRISYRLNAEYNYILLALVTMLPGACQVYYGEELNMGRNNLVREKDPFNRVFHRTPMQWDDSRNAGFSTGDKTWLPVHPNYWNTNVQSQEPDQNSNLNYFKDLMAIRRTQTMKYGDLKFHVMSDWVLAFSRTFKQTMLHYFNEFGTGNSTHR